The following is a genomic window from Verrucomicrobiia bacterium.
GAAAACCCGCGACGAAGCCGTAGTCAACATTCGGGACGCCATTCAAGGATATCTTCATAGTTTGGCAAAACACAACGAAGCCATTCCCGGAGTTCGCTGATTTGCTCTAAGTTGCCGCCGGCTATGGGTCTGCCAGAATTGGGCCGGGTCCATCCGTCCGGTTCTGTGCGCAATCGCGCGGGGTCGCGCGCGAGAATCGGAAGCTCGATTGTGGGTCGCCGGTGTCGCCGGTCGCCGCGTCAATTTTTTGCTCGCCTCATCCGGCCGCGCTCCTAAATTGACTCATGGCCAGACTCCGGGGACCTGGCCTTAGGATTCCCGCGCACGGCCACATTTTTCATGTGGGATGGAGGCGGATTACCAGAAACTCACGCCTGTTTCGTCACCACCAGAAAACTCATCCCACGTTTCCTGCACCAATTCTTTGCCGCCTCATGTTTGCGGATCGTGTCTGAGTTGTTGAGGTAGTGACCACCTTTGATTTCGTGAAGTTCTTTGCCTCCGCTGATTCGTTCGAGCAAAAAGTCTGGGTGATAGCCCCGCACATTGCCTGGTTCCGTGACGTACTGAATCGCAAGGCCGTGATTCTCTGTCCACTTGGCAACCGTGCGATCCCGGTCAAGCTTCTTCATGTATCGTTTTCATTCGGCTGTCCCGGAAGGGTTCGGAATGGAATAAATCTTTCCCGCAACCAGCGCAGCACGTATTGTTCCTGCAAACACGATAGAAAAACAGAGCGCCGTTCAAACCGCACATGAGCCAAATGAAGCCCAACGACCCGCGTGAAATGCCCGCCTACAGCATCGGCGAGGCGGCGCATTATCTGCGCATCCCCGTGGCGACGTTGCGCTCGTGGGTGCGTGGCCGCTATTACCCGACCGGACGTGGCCGGCGCTTTTTCAAGCCGTTAATCGAACTCCCCGACTCGAACCTGGCTTCGCTTTCGTTCGTCAACTTGGTGGAGGCGCACATCCTGGACGCCATTCGCCGCGAGCATGATATTCCGTTGCTCAAGGTTCGCGCCGCGCTCGACTATGTGAACCGTCATTTTCGCGTCCCGCATCCCCTGGCGGACCACAGGTTTCAAACCGATGGCGTGGATTTGTTCCTGTCCTGCTTCGAGAAGCTGATCGCGGTTTCGCAAGCGGGCCAGTTGGCCAT
Proteins encoded in this region:
- a CDS encoding DUF433 domain-containing protein; its protein translation is MSQMKPNDPREMPAYSIGEAAHYLRIPVATLRSWVRGRYYPTGRGRRFFKPLIELPDSNLASLSFVNLVEAHILDAIRREHDIPLLKVRAALDYVNRHFRVPHPLADHRFQTDGVDLFLSCFEKLIAVSQAGQLAMKEMLAAHLRRVEHDAGGLAVRLYPFTRKREADEPRIIVIDPYVSFGRPAIARRGIATSSVAERYKAGESIDELAQDYDCERGHVEEAVRVELALAA
- a CDS encoding type II toxin-antitoxin system HicB family antitoxin translates to MIEPDEDGIFVAECPVLPGCISQGKTRDEAVVNIRDAIQGYLHSLAKHNEAIPGVR
- a CDS encoding TnsA endonuclease N-terminal domain-containing protein — encoded protein: MKKLDRDRTVAKWTENHGLAIQYVTEPGNVRGYHPDFLLERISGGKELHEIKGGHYLNNSDTIRKHEAAKNWCRKRGMSFLVVTKQA